The following proteins come from a genomic window of Melospiza georgiana isolate bMelGeo1 chromosome 3, bMelGeo1.pri, whole genome shotgun sequence:
- the TMX4 gene encoding thioredoxin-related transmembrane protein 4, whose product MAPGRWRRGRRLLRALLLVALLGPAAAFSSSFYSPGEPRSSVRVLCGSNWSLVLQGQWMLEFYAPWCPACRQLEPTWESFAKESERLGIAVGKVDVTQEPGLSGRFFVTTLPTIYHANDGVFRRYRGSRTLEDLQGYILERKWEAVEPVAGWKSPSSIMMHGMAGLFHFSGWIRQIHNYLTGTLGVHVWVSYAIFILATLLIGLLLGLVLVLISDCLCPAKSKHLAETPEEAISKENVENAALEEPDEAARLSADEAAGVNDLSDGEDAANSSADESEEDLALGKESGGEETEDLSEQPVAESETESTVRQRKSQGAEKEL is encoded by the exons ATGGCGCCGGGCCGCTGGCGCCGGGGGCGGCGGCTGCTCCGCGCTCTGCTACTCGTGGCGCTGCTGGGTCCCGCCGCCGCCTTTTCTTCGTCCTTCTACAGCCCCGGCGAGCCGCGGAGCAGCGTGCGAGTGCTGTGCGGCTCCAACTGGAGCCTGGTGTTGCAGGGCCAGTGGATGTTGGAGTT TTACGCCCCGTGGTGCCCGGCGTGTCGGCAGCTGGAGCCCACCTGGGAGAGCTTTGCCAAGGAGAGCGAGCGGCTCGGCATCGCCGTGGGCAAGGTGGATGTCACTCAGGAGCCAG gCTTGAGTGGTCGTTTCTTTGTCACAACACTTCCTACAATTTACCA CGCCAACGACGGAGTGTTCCGCAGATACCGCGGCTCCCGCACCCTGGAGGATCTCCAAGGCTACATCCTGGAGAGGAAATGGGAAGCTGTGGAGCCTGTGGCAGGATGGAAGTCTCCATCTTCCATAAT GATGCATGGCATGGCAGGGCTGTTTCACTTCTCAGGATGGATCAGG CAAATTCATAACTACCTCACTGGCACTCTTGGAGTTCATGTTTGGGTTTCCTATGCCATCTTCATCCTAGCTACCTTACTGATTGGCCTGCTCTTAGGTTTG GTCCTGGTTTTGATTTCAGACTGCCTCTGCCCAGCCAAGTCAAAACACTTGGCTGAAACACCTG AGGAAGCCATCAGCAAGGAGAACGTGGAGAACGCGGCGCTGGAGGAGCCTGACGAGGCTGCGCGGCTCTCTGCCGATGAGGCTGCTGGTGTCAATGACCTCTCAGATGGAGAAGATGCAGCAAACTCCAGTGCTGATGAGTCAGAGGaggatttagcacttggaaaagaATCAGGGGGAGAAGAGACAGAAGACTTGAGCGAGCAGCCTGTAGCTGAATCAGAGACTGAAAGCACAGTGAGGCAGCGGAAGAGTCAGGGTGCTGAGAAGGAACTATAG